In one Streptomyces venezuelae genomic region, the following are encoded:
- a CDS encoding alkaline phosphatase family protein, whose protein sequence is MSSGTGITRRSLLVSTAVAALAAGPLAATAKAAAKAPKVLVIGLDGALLNRIEDADTPALKGLMAAGLTAPSALYADPLAPTSSGPGWSTLITGVWPDKHKVLNNDFTGHQLAKYPDFMTRIEAAKPGLRTYAVASWNPVTDIIFSAKVDTRVSTPAAEYDAGTTSRAVAEIADGDPDAVFVHLDNVDHAGHDSGAASQAYLDALHGVDTQVGRILAAVKSRATYGNESWLVMITADHGHTDAGGHGGSSWAERQTFLIATGATITPGSVRHDVRMPDVAATALAHLGVAIDPAWGLDGRPVQQPRPDDFDALRDTLRGPVDEGGIGSGVLGFTHTPPSGWTVDNARMGSGGVTEWRGWSFTTDEFWTKAARDQGRENNIRARGVFAVADGDEWSDRTTSGTFDSTLVSPPYDVRGGAAATLTYTTYYRHEAPQKGEVLVSYDGGAPVVVKTYAADTPSVVENIALKVPAGARKAQVRFRYSGGNNWYWTIDGVKISAA, encoded by the coding sequence GCCTGGACGGCGCCCTGCTCAACAGAATCGAGGACGCGGACACTCCCGCCCTGAAGGGGCTGATGGCCGCCGGTCTCACCGCGCCGAGCGCCCTCTACGCCGACCCGCTCGCCCCCACCTCGTCGGGGCCCGGCTGGTCGACGCTCATCACCGGCGTCTGGCCCGACAAGCACAAGGTCCTGAACAACGACTTCACCGGCCACCAGCTCGCGAAGTACCCGGACTTCATGACCCGGATCGAGGCCGCGAAGCCCGGCCTGCGGACGTACGCGGTCGCGTCCTGGAACCCCGTCACCGACATCATCTTCTCCGCGAAGGTCGACACCCGGGTCTCGACCCCGGCCGCCGAGTACGACGCGGGCACCACGTCGCGTGCCGTCGCCGAGATCGCGGACGGCGACCCCGACGCGGTCTTCGTCCACCTCGACAACGTCGACCACGCGGGACACGACAGCGGCGCCGCGAGCCAGGCCTACCTGGACGCGCTGCACGGCGTCGACACCCAGGTCGGGCGGATCCTCGCCGCCGTGAAGTCCCGTGCCACGTACGGGAACGAGAGCTGGCTCGTCATGATCACCGCCGACCACGGGCACACCGACGCGGGCGGCCACGGCGGCTCAAGCTGGGCCGAGCGCCAGACGTTCCTGATCGCCACCGGAGCCACCATCACCCCGGGCTCCGTCCGTCACGACGTCCGCATGCCCGACGTCGCCGCGACCGCCCTCGCCCACCTCGGCGTCGCCATCGACCCCGCCTGGGGCCTCGACGGGCGCCCCGTCCAGCAGCCGCGGCCCGACGACTTCGACGCCCTGCGGGACACCCTGCGCGGACCCGTCGACGAGGGCGGCATCGGGTCCGGCGTCCTCGGCTTCACCCACACGCCGCCGAGCGGCTGGACGGTCGACAACGCGAGGATGGGGAGCGGGGGCGTCACCGAGTGGCGCGGCTGGTCCTTCACCACGGACGAGTTCTGGACCAAGGCCGCCCGCGACCAGGGACGCGAGAACAACATCCGCGCACGCGGCGTCTTCGCGGTCGCCGACGGCGACGAGTGGAGCGACAGGACCACCTCGGGCACCTTCGACTCGACGCTGGTCAGCCCCCCGTACGACGTGCGGGGCGGGGCCGCGGCGACGCTCACGTACACGACGTACTACCGCCACGAGGCCCCGCAGAAGGGCGAGGTGCTCGTCTCCTACGACGGAGGGGCCCCGGTCGTCGTGAAGACGTACGCGGCGGACACGCCCTCCGTCGTCGAGAACATCGCGCTCAAGGTCCCCGCCGGCGCCCGGAAGGCACAGGTCCGCTTCCGCTACAGCGGGGGCAACAACTGGTACTGGACGATCGACGGGGTCAAGATCAGCGCGGCTTGA
- a CDS encoding HAD-IIA family hydrolase → MAERKPIESWLTDMDGVLIHEGVPIPGADAFIKKLRESGKPFLVLTNNSIYTARDLQARLTRMGLEVPVENIWTSALATAKFLDDQRPGGTAYVIGEAGLTTALHDIGYVLTDHDPDYVVLGETRTYSFEAMTKAVRLINGGARFICTNPDETGPSTEGPLPATGAVAALITKATGKNPYFAGKPNPLMMRTGLNAIGAHSETSAMIGDRMDTDVLAGLEAGMETFLVLTGLTSRADIDRHPFRPSNVVDSIADLVERV, encoded by the coding sequence ATGGCAGAGCGCAAGCCCATCGAATCGTGGCTCACCGACATGGACGGCGTGCTCATCCACGAGGGAGTGCCGATCCCCGGAGCCGACGCCTTCATCAAGAAGCTGCGCGAGTCGGGCAAGCCGTTTCTCGTCCTGACGAACAACTCCATCTACACCGCGCGCGACCTCCAGGCCAGGCTGACCCGCATGGGCCTCGAAGTGCCCGTCGAGAACATCTGGACGTCCGCGCTCGCCACCGCGAAGTTCCTCGACGACCAGCGCCCCGGCGGTACCGCCTACGTCATCGGCGAGGCCGGCCTGACCACCGCCCTGCACGACATCGGGTACGTCCTCACCGACCACGACCCCGACTACGTGGTCCTCGGCGAGACCCGCACGTACTCCTTCGAGGCCATGACCAAGGCCGTCCGCCTCATCAACGGCGGCGCCCGCTTCATCTGCACCAACCCCGACGAGACCGGCCCCTCCACCGAGGGCCCGCTGCCCGCCACCGGAGCCGTCGCGGCCCTCATCACCAAGGCGACCGGCAAGAACCCGTACTTCGCGGGCAAGCCGAACCCGCTGATGATGCGGACCGGGCTGAACGCGATCGGCGCGCACTCGGAGACCAGCGCGATGATCGGCGACCGCATGGACACGGACGTCCTCGCGGGCCTGGAGGCGGGCATGGAGACGTTCCTGGTCCTCACCGGCCTGACGTCCCGCGCCGACATCGACCGGCACCCGTTCCGGCCGTCGAACGTCGTGGACTCCATCGCCGACCTGGTCGAACGCGTCTGA
- a CDS encoding class F sortase has product MSGTGRACRPGRLLTGVAWAVLLVGLCLWGSGITGLRGGLIAPATGDVAAVGRPLGIELPPAHEPLTPARPERVDVPALKIRAPVAPRGLDGDGAIDPPSFAESDTVGWYGGGTRPGAPGAALFVGHVDTETERAVFYDLSTLRPGEKVEVARTDGRTAEFTVEDVQVVSRERFDAKAAYGPHEDGRAELRLITCGGTFDKNARTYTANVIVSAYLTGVSGT; this is encoded by the coding sequence ATGTCCGGCACCGGACGCGCCTGCCGACCGGGACGGCTCCTGACCGGAGTCGCCTGGGCGGTCCTCCTGGTCGGCCTCTGCCTCTGGGGCAGCGGCATCACGGGCCTGCGCGGCGGCCTCATCGCACCCGCGACGGGCGACGTCGCCGCGGTCGGCCGCCCCCTCGGCATCGAACTGCCGCCCGCGCACGAACCGTTGACGCCTGCACGCCCCGAGCGCGTCGATGTGCCCGCGCTGAAGATCCGGGCCCCCGTGGCACCCCGCGGCCTGGACGGTGACGGCGCGATAGACCCGCCGTCCTTCGCCGAGTCGGACACCGTCGGCTGGTACGGCGGCGGCACCCGCCCCGGCGCCCCCGGCGCCGCCCTCTTCGTCGGCCACGTCGACACGGAGACCGAGCGCGCCGTCTTCTACGACCTCAGCACCCTGCGCCCCGGCGAGAAGGTCGAGGTCGCCCGCACCGACGGCAGGACCGCCGAGTTCACGGTGGAGGACGTCCAGGTCGTCAGCCGGGAACGCTTCGACGCGAAGGCGGCGTACGGCCCGCACGAGGACGGCCGCGCGGAGCTGCGCCTCATCACCTGCGGCGGCACCTTCGACAAGAACGCGCGCACCTACACGGCGAACGTGATCGTCTCCGCGTATCTGACCGGCGTGAGCGGGACTTGA
- a CDS encoding GAF and ANTAR domain-containing protein produces the protein MRDRDSELRLADVLVQTADTLTEDFDIERYLEWLADRCTELVGARGVGVMYTGGEDSVRVIPCARRRAAVRGLLEIQCHGGPCVESFSTGLPVRPTRIFPDGAGARWPHFARRAGEQGVGETYAVPIRRGGTVLGVLNVFVATAGAESGPGGPEDGVPSELGLRIAQTLADAAATGLHNHRTHSAYRALSEQLQTALDSRIHVEQAKGVLAERWHTGMDEAFEALRGYARREQQVIDLVATQVIRGKIDKKKLRPGRSAPS, from the coding sequence ATGCGGGACCGCGACAGCGAACTGCGGCTTGCGGACGTCCTGGTGCAGACCGCGGACACCCTGACCGAGGATTTCGATATCGAGCGCTATCTGGAGTGGCTCGCGGACCGTTGCACGGAGCTGGTCGGCGCCCGGGGCGTCGGCGTGATGTACACCGGCGGGGAGGACTCGGTCCGCGTCATTCCCTGTGCCCGTCGACGGGCGGCGGTGCGGGGGCTGCTGGAGATCCAGTGCCACGGAGGCCCGTGCGTGGAGAGCTTCAGCACCGGGCTGCCGGTGCGGCCGACGCGGATCTTTCCCGACGGGGCGGGGGCCCGCTGGCCGCACTTCGCCCGGCGCGCGGGCGAGCAGGGCGTCGGGGAGACGTACGCGGTGCCGATCCGGCGGGGCGGCACGGTGCTCGGCGTGCTCAACGTCTTCGTGGCGACGGCCGGCGCGGAGAGCGGGCCGGGCGGACCCGAGGACGGAGTGCCGTCCGAACTCGGGCTGCGGATCGCGCAGACCCTGGCCGATGCCGCGGCCACGGGCCTGCACAACCATCGCACCCACAGCGCATACCGAGCCCTCTCGGAACAATTGCAGACCGCGCTGGACAGCCGCATTCACGTGGAACAAGCCAAAGGTGTGCTCGCCGAGCGCTGGCACACCGGCATGGACGAGGCATTCGAGGCCCTGCGGGGTTACGCACGCAGAGAACAGCAGGTCATCGACCTTGTGGCCACCCAGGTGATCAGGGGGAAGATCGACAAGAAGAAGCTCCGTCCGGGTAGGTCCGCACCTTCCTGA
- a CDS encoding glycoside hydrolase family 6 protein yields the protein MYRKGTGRGHGLAARGMRAGAALAGAALVLAGCSSGGDSEDDTSSPPVKQQPKGKDPYWVNPDGNAAKQVDAYAEDGKKDEAAQIRKIAEQPVAEWLVPENAEDQARGFTEAAEKADRDALLVLYNIPHRDCGQYSGGGAADGNAYRAFVDQVAKGIGDRHATVILEPDAVLHMVDNCTPEQFHEERYDLLKGAIGKLKSLKNTKVYLDAGNAGWKNPDSLWEPLQRSGVGQADGFSVNVSNFQTTEVSTEFGKKLSAKIGGKPFVIDTGRNGAGPYDKGKDPWCNPPGRALGEAPTTRTSDPLVDAYLWVKRPGESDGTCRGGPKAGQWWPEYALGLTKASG from the coding sequence ATGTACCGCAAAGGCACCGGTCGCGGGCACGGTCTCGCGGCCAGGGGGATGCGGGCGGGAGCGGCGCTCGCGGGGGCCGCGCTGGTCCTCGCCGGGTGCTCCTCCGGCGGTGACTCGGAGGACGACACGTCGAGTCCGCCCGTCAAGCAGCAGCCCAAGGGCAAGGACCCGTACTGGGTCAACCCGGACGGGAACGCGGCCAAGCAGGTCGACGCGTACGCCGAGGACGGCAAGAAGGACGAGGCCGCGCAGATCCGCAAGATCGCCGAGCAGCCGGTCGCCGAATGGCTCGTCCCGGAGAACGCGGAGGACCAGGCGCGCGGATTCACCGAGGCGGCGGAGAAGGCCGACCGCGACGCGCTGCTCGTCCTCTACAACATCCCGCACCGCGACTGCGGCCAGTACTCGGGCGGCGGCGCGGCCGACGGCAACGCGTACCGCGCGTTCGTCGACCAGGTCGCCAAGGGCATCGGCGACCGCCACGCCACGGTGATCCTGGAGCCTGACGCGGTCCTGCACATGGTCGACAACTGCACGCCCGAGCAGTTCCACGAGGAGCGGTACGACCTCCTCAAGGGCGCCATCGGCAAGCTCAAGTCCCTGAAGAACACGAAGGTGTACCTGGACGCGGGCAACGCGGGCTGGAAGAACCCCGACTCGCTCTGGGAGCCCCTGCAGCGGTCGGGCGTCGGGCAGGCCGACGGCTTCTCGGTGAACGTCTCCAACTTCCAGACCACCGAGGTCAGCACGGAGTTCGGCAAGAAGCTGTCGGCGAAGATCGGCGGGAAGCCGTTCGTCATCGATACGGGACGCAACGGCGCTGGGCCGTACGACAAGGGCAAGGACCCCTGGTGCAACCCTCCCGGCCGCGCGCTCGGCGAGGCTCCGACGACGAGGACGTCCGATCCCCTCGTCGACGCGTACCTCTGGGTCAAGCGGCCCGGTGAGTCCGACGGCACGTGCCGGGGCGGCCCCAAGGCCGGCCAATGGTGGCCCGAATACGCGTTGGGCCTCACGAAGGCGTCCGGCTAG
- a CDS encoding kelch motif-containing protein gives MKDPSSRRRARRIAIGAAVVLALAGMNGPWLWRVGSEKYHDYKINKPEYKADNGHWEVIDFPEEYRQNTIHAALLHTGKVLLVAGSGNNQKNFDRKKFDTRLWDPVKNTIKKIPTPTDLFCTGHTQLGNGNLLIAGGTQRYEKLKGDITKAGGLMIVHNEDPDEPKTIPKGTKFTGKKNGKTFVSQDNILVEKAKKVFDKQTGAFVRTEPGLGRVYVEAQQSGAEHETGTQDNYRIQGLKGADTRNVYGMAQKLALDKKDFQGIKDTFEFDPVAERYIKVDPMNEARWYPTLTTLTDGKILSTSGLDEIGQLVPGKNEVYDPKTKKWTYTKGIRQFPTYPAIFQMADGKLFYSGSNAGYGPDDVGRKPGVWDLETNKWQGIPGLSDPKLMETSGTVELPPAQDQKYMVVGGGGVGESKESSEKTRIVDLEADQPRFVDGPSLEKGTRYPQISTLPDDTVLISGGSEDYRGRSDSNIHQARIYDAKTGEMKRVADPEVGRNYHSGSILLPDGRVMFFGSDSLYSDKANTKPGVFEQRIEIYTPPYLYHGSQPSLGAGPKTIARGGSGTFPTKHSSSIKTARLIKPSASTHVTDIDQTSIALDLKKSKGSVSVTLPKNRSLVESGWYMLFVTDDQGTPSKAQWVRVP, from the coding sequence ATGAAAGACCCCTCCAGCCGCCGTCGCGCCCGCCGCATCGCGATAGGCGCGGCGGTCGTCCTCGCGCTGGCGGGGATGAACGGCCCGTGGCTGTGGCGCGTGGGCTCCGAGAAGTACCACGACTACAAGATCAACAAGCCGGAGTACAAGGCGGACAACGGCCATTGGGAGGTCATCGACTTCCCGGAGGAGTACCGCCAGAACACCATCCACGCGGCGCTCCTGCACACGGGCAAGGTCCTGCTGGTCGCCGGGTCCGGCAACAACCAGAAGAACTTCGACAGGAAGAAGTTCGACACCCGGCTGTGGGACCCGGTCAAGAACACCATCAAGAAGATCCCGACGCCCACCGACCTGTTCTGCACGGGCCACACCCAGCTGGGCAACGGCAATCTGCTGATCGCGGGCGGCACGCAGCGCTACGAGAAGCTGAAGGGCGACATCACCAAGGCCGGCGGCCTGATGATCGTCCACAACGAGGATCCGGACGAACCGAAGACGATCCCCAAGGGGACGAAGTTCACCGGCAAGAAGAACGGCAAGACGTTCGTCTCCCAGGACAACATCCTGGTCGAGAAGGCGAAGAAGGTCTTCGACAAGCAGACCGGCGCGTTCGTGCGCACGGAGCCGGGCCTCGGCCGGGTCTACGTGGAGGCGCAGCAGAGCGGGGCGGAACACGAGACGGGCACCCAGGACAACTACCGCATCCAGGGCCTGAAGGGCGCCGACACCCGCAACGTCTACGGCATGGCGCAGAAACTCGCCCTGGACAAGAAGGACTTCCAGGGGATCAAGGACACCTTCGAGTTCGACCCGGTCGCCGAGCGGTACATCAAGGTCGACCCGATGAACGAGGCGCGCTGGTACCCCACGCTGACCACGCTCACCGACGGCAAGATCCTCTCCACCTCGGGCCTCGACGAGATCGGGCAGCTCGTCCCGGGCAAGAACGAGGTGTACGACCCGAAGACCAAGAAGTGGACGTACACCAAGGGCATCCGTCAGTTCCCGACCTACCCGGCGATCTTCCAGATGGCCGACGGCAAGCTGTTCTACTCCGGTTCCAACGCCGGGTACGGCCCGGACGACGTCGGCCGCAAGCCCGGCGTCTGGGACCTGGAGACCAACAAGTGGCAGGGCATCCCGGGCCTGAGCGACCCGAAGCTCATGGAGACCTCCGGCACGGTCGAACTGCCGCCCGCCCAGGACCAGAAGTACATGGTGGTCGGCGGCGGCGGTGTCGGCGAGTCCAAGGAGTCCAGCGAGAAGACACGCATCGTCGACCTCGAGGCGGACCAGCCGCGCTTCGTCGACGGCCCCTCCCTGGAAAAGGGCACGCGCTACCCGCAGATCTCGACGCTGCCCGACGACACGGTCCTCATCTCCGGCGGCTCCGAGGACTACCGCGGACGCAGCGACTCCAACATCCACCAGGCGCGGATCTACGACGCGAAGACCGGTGAGATGAAGCGGGTGGCGGACCCCGAGGTGGGACGCAACTACCACTCAGGGTCGATCCTGCTGCCCGACGGCCGCGTGATGTTCTTCGGCTCCGACTCGCTCTACTCCGACAAGGCCAACACGAAGCCGGGCGTGTTCGAGCAGCGCATCGAGATCTACACGCCGCCGTACCTGTACCACGGTTCGCAGCCGTCGCTGGGCGCGGGGCCGAAGACGATCGCACGGGGTGGCTCGGGAACGTTCCCCACGAAGCACTCCTCGTCCATCAAGACGGCCCGCCTCATCAAGCCGAGTGCTTCGACGCACGTCACGGACATCGACCAGACGTCGATCGCGCTCGACCTGAAGAAGTCGAAGGGTTCGGTCTCCGTGACCCTTCCGAAGAACCGCTCCCTGGTCGAGTCCGGCTGGTACATGCTCTTCGTCACGGACGACCAGGGCACGCCGAGCAAGGCGCAGTGGGTGAGGGTGCCCTAG
- a CDS encoding glycosyltransferase family 2 protein gives MTSTPTGARQNDPSETTQLRVPSHTTGGFRRIKKTLPRYDYEHYSRLAGPLTQPDPSKPYKVRYRSLLSQEPHKVRAALMLGAAPLLSLVLLGWLLQPEHWTERDYVANDWLPVLDVVMLISIGLIEFFRCMNVLSNAHATLVARDPIPVVPETGTRVAFLTSFVPGKEPIEMVTKTLEAAVRIRHRGLLHVWLLDEGDDPEVKEVCRRLGVHHFSRKGVAKWNMTKGPHRARTKHGNYNAWLDAHGDDYDYFASVDTDHVPMPNYLERMLGFFRDENVGFVIGPQVYGNYDNFVTKAAESQQFLFHALIQRAGNAYGAPMFVGTSNAVRIKALKQIGGLYDSITEDMATGFEIHRATNPATGKKWKSVYTPDVLAVGEGPNAWTDFFTQQLRWSRGTYETILKQFWKAPFSLPPGRLFNYTMMVIFYPMSAMNWILAALSCALFLGLGASGVNIDPTIWLMLYGNASALQIGLYIWNRRHNVSPHEPEGSGGVAGMVMSALSAPVYARSLMDAALRRKSKFVVTPKGDSASPDTLFGTFRIHLFFILVFGASMAASFMYGHSHPAMITWATFALLITAAPIFAWRWGMRQDKKKPPPAPDATVPQQRDAMAQPPHAGPPAPQAAPHPAQQKPSWAAPDQTMQISLGGRKK, from the coding sequence ATGACGTCGACGCCGACGGGCGCGCGGCAGAACGACCCGTCAGAGACGACCCAGCTCCGGGTGCCGTCGCACACGACGGGTGGCTTCCGAAGAATCAAGAAGACCCTGCCGCGGTACGACTACGAGCACTACAGCCGGCTCGCGGGCCCGCTGACGCAGCCCGACCCGAGCAAGCCCTACAAGGTGAGGTACCGCTCACTGCTCTCGCAGGAGCCGCACAAGGTACGGGCCGCGCTGATGCTGGGCGCGGCCCCGCTGCTCTCCCTGGTGCTGCTCGGCTGGCTGCTCCAGCCCGAGCACTGGACGGAGCGGGACTACGTCGCCAACGACTGGCTGCCGGTCCTCGACGTCGTCATGCTCATATCCATCGGTCTGATCGAGTTCTTCCGCTGCATGAACGTGCTCTCCAACGCGCACGCCACGCTCGTCGCCCGCGACCCGATACCCGTGGTGCCCGAGACCGGCACCAGAGTCGCCTTCCTCACCTCGTTCGTGCCCGGCAAGGAGCCGATCGAGATGGTGACGAAGACGCTGGAGGCCGCGGTCAGGATCCGTCACCGCGGTCTGCTGCACGTATGGCTCCTCGACGAGGGTGACGACCCGGAGGTCAAGGAGGTCTGCCGGCGGCTCGGCGTCCACCACTTCTCCCGCAAGGGCGTCGCGAAGTGGAACATGACGAAGGGCCCGCACCGCGCCAGGACCAAGCACGGCAACTACAACGCCTGGCTCGACGCCCACGGCGACGACTACGACTACTTCGCCTCGGTCGACACCGACCACGTCCCGATGCCGAACTACCTGGAGCGGATGCTCGGCTTCTTCCGGGACGAGAACGTCGGCTTCGTCATCGGCCCGCAGGTCTACGGCAACTACGACAACTTCGTCACCAAGGCCGCCGAGTCGCAGCAGTTCCTCTTCCACGCGCTGATCCAGCGCGCGGGCAACGCGTACGGCGCCCCGATGTTCGTCGGCACCTCCAACGCGGTGCGCATCAAGGCCCTGAAGCAGATCGGTGGCCTGTACGACTCGATCACCGAGGACATGGCGACCGGGTTCGAGATCCACCGCGCCACCAACCCGGCCACCGGCAAGAAGTGGAAGTCGGTCTACACGCCGGACGTGCTCGCCGTCGGCGAGGGCCCCAACGCCTGGACGGACTTCTTCACCCAGCAGCTGCGCTGGTCCCGCGGAACGTACGAGACGATCCTCAAGCAGTTCTGGAAGGCACCGTTCTCGCTGCCCCCGGGCCGTCTCTTCAACTACACGATGATGGTCATCTTCTACCCGATGTCCGCCATGAACTGGATCCTCGCGGCGCTGAGCTGTGCGCTGTTCCTGGGTCTCGGCGCGTCCGGCGTGAACATCGACCCGACCATCTGGCTGATGCTCTACGGCAACGCCTCCGCGCTGCAGATCGGCCTGTACATCTGGAACCGCAGGCACAACGTCTCCCCGCACGAGCCCGAGGGCTCCGGCGGTGTGGCGGGCATGGTGATGTCGGCGCTCTCCGCGCCCGTCTACGCCCGCTCACTGATGGACGCGGCCCTGCGCCGCAAGAGCAAGTTCGTGGTGACCCCCAAGGGCGACTCGGCGAGCCCCGACACCCTGTTCGGGACCTTCCGGATCCACCTGTTCTTCATCCTGGTCTTCGGCGCCTCGATGGCCGCCTCCTTCATGTACGGCCACTCCCACCCGGCGATGATCACCTGGGCCACCTTCGCCCTGCTGATCACGGCCGCGCCGATCTTCGCGTGGCGCTGGGGCATGCGGCAGGACAAGAAGAAGCCGCCGCCCGCGCCGGACGCGACCGTCCCGCAGCAGCGGGACGCCATGGCGCAGCCGCCGCACGCCGGCCCGCCCGCACCGCAGGCCGCGCCGCACCCCGCGCAGCAGAAGCCCAGTTGGGCCGCGCCCGACCAGACCATGCAGATTTCCCTTGGGGGACGTAAGAAATGA